One stretch of Deinococcus radiopugnans ATCC 19172 DNA includes these proteins:
- a CDS encoding TetR/AcrR family transcriptional regulator encodes MARTVNPIQDRARRSALEQAAYLALYERGYAGVTLANIAEHAGVSRGTLVYHFGSRAGLLAAVMRRFTRTITVATRRALRLAETPDAKLRAFVENQFYGVQNTRRFYTVSLDFLAAATRDPELMAVQRDFLKQTLELDLELARLAGEDGAPTRARQLRALVEGLSVRFLADAHPDLAAYRADCLGGLRAILGWDYTDSD; translated from the coding sequence ATGGCCCGCACCGTCAACCCCATTCAGGACCGCGCCCGCCGCTCGGCGCTGGAACAGGCCGCGTACCTGGCGCTGTACGAGCGCGGCTACGCGGGGGTGACGCTGGCCAACATCGCCGAGCACGCCGGGGTCAGCCGGGGCACGCTGGTGTACCACTTCGGCAGCCGGGCCGGGCTGCTCGCGGCGGTGATGCGGCGGTTCACGCGCACCATCACAGTGGCGACGCGCCGCGCGCTGCGGCTGGCCGAGACTCCCGACGCCAAACTGCGTGCCTTCGTCGAGAACCAGTTCTACGGCGTCCAGAACACCCGGCGCTTCTACACGGTGTCGCTGGATTTCCTGGCGGCGGCCACCCGCGATCCCGAACTGATGGCCGTGCAGCGTGACTTTCTCAAACAGACGCTGGAACTGGATCTGGAACTCGCGCGGCTGGCCGGAGAGGACGGCGCGCCGACGCGGGCGCGGCAACTGCGGGCGCTGGTGGAGGGCCTCAGCGTGCGCTTTCTGGCCGACGCGCATCCCGATCTGGCCGCCTACCGCGCCGACTGCCTGGGCGGCCTGCGGGCCATTCTGGGCTGGGATTATACGGACTCCGATTGA
- a CDS encoding LrgB family protein, whose protein sequence is MAWIALTLIAFALGVVLQARVRSPLANPTLVATLIVAAVLLVGGIPHADYLKEVQPLTALLAPAIVALAVPMYRLRALLARQWRSLVIGGLSGTLVGVGADVLFSRVLGLGDEARRSLLTAPATSPVALQLAQFTGAPPALAATLAVLSGLVGALILPGFLTLIGVRHPLARGLAIGAVSHGVGTARAREEGEATGAASSIGMGLAALLVTLVVAGVGRG, encoded by the coding sequence GTGGCCTGGATCGCCCTGACCCTGATCGCCTTCGCGCTGGGTGTGGTGTTGCAGGCGCGGGTGCGCTCGCCGCTGGCGAACCCCACGCTGGTCGCCACCCTGATCGTTGCGGCGGTGCTGTTGGTGGGCGGCATTCCGCATGCGGACTATTTGAAGGAAGTCCAGCCGCTGACCGCGCTGCTGGCCCCGGCCATCGTGGCGCTGGCGGTGCCGATGTATCGCCTGCGGGCGCTGCTGGCGCGGCAGTGGCGCTCGCTGGTGATCGGCGGCCTGAGCGGCACGCTGGTAGGGGTGGGGGCCGACGTGCTGTTCTCGCGCGTGCTGGGGCTGGGGGACGAGGCCCGGCGCTCGCTGCTGACCGCCCCTGCCACCAGCCCGGTGGCCTTGCAACTGGCGCAGTTCACGGGCGCGCCGCCCGCGCTGGCCGCCACGTTGGCGGTGCTCTCGGGGCTGGTGGGGGCGCTGATCCTGCCCGGCTTTCTGACCCTGATCGGCGTGCGGCACCCGCTGGCGCGGGGGCTGGCCATTGGCGCGGTGTCGCACGGCGTCGGCACCGCCCGCGCCCGCGAGGAAGGGGAGGCCACCGGGGCGGCCAGTTCGATTGGCATGGGACTGGCCGCCTTGCTGGTGACGCTGGTGGTGGCGGGCGTGGGCCGGGGCTAG
- a CDS encoding DoxX family protein yields the protein MTTLPPTATPATLREPAISRVLFADPRLAPLWLILRLYVGYEWLSAGWGKITNPAGVWVGEKAGVAVSGFLNGAVAKSGGDHPDVAGWYAWFVENVALPNATVFSYMVAYGELLVGIALILGLFTGIAAFFGGFLNANFLLAGTVSSNPLLFILATWLVLGWRVAGWWGLDRWILPRFGVMEHPDTVLADPVRPRQGDPVR from the coding sequence ATGACCACCCTTCCCCCCACCGCCACACCCGCCACCCTCAGAGAACCCGCCATCTCGCGCGTGCTGTTCGCCGATCCTCGTCTGGCTCCGCTGTGGTTGATCCTGCGTCTGTACGTGGGCTACGAATGGCTCAGCGCGGGCTGGGGCAAGATCACCAACCCCGCCGGGGTCTGGGTGGGCGAGAAGGCTGGCGTGGCCGTCAGCGGCTTTCTGAACGGCGCAGTCGCCAAGTCGGGCGGCGACCACCCCGACGTGGCCGGCTGGTACGCGTGGTTCGTGGAGAACGTGGCCCTGCCCAATGCGACTGTATTCTCGTACATGGTGGCCTACGGCGAACTGCTGGTGGGCATCGCGCTGATTCTGGGGTTGTTCACGGGCATCGCGGCCTTCTTCGGCGGCTTCCTGAACGCCAACTTCCTGCTGGCGGGCACGGTCAGCAGCAACCCGCTGCTGTTCATTCTGGCGACGTGGCTGGTGTTGGGCTGGCGCGTGGCCGGCTGGTGGGGCCTGGATCGCTGGATTCTGCCGCGCTTCGGCGTGATGGAACACCCGGATACTGTCCTGGCCGATCCGGTGCGCCCGCGCCAGGGCGATCCCGTCCGCTAG
- a CDS encoding c-type cytochrome encodes MKNTFAVTITLLLALTLAGSFAGYKIATTEHEEPTKETAQVLPESAPSANVAATGAAGAPGAQGDVKPDQAGGTTSGPEGAVARPGGEMSGGGAPEGDAGQATAGTPTDPDTASNEQAATGNPPAATAVAAETQGDASAGQELYAGNCAGCHGADGGGGVGPSLKLADGPKSWTEQQFHTVLREGKLPDGKELNSIMPRFADSQLTDADIANIFAYVKTF; translated from the coding sequence ATGAAGAACACGTTCGCCGTCACCATCACGCTGCTGCTGGCCCTGACGCTGGCCGGCTCGTTTGCCGGGTACAAGATCGCCACCACCGAGCACGAGGAGCCCACCAAGGAGACCGCGCAGGTGCTGCCCGAGTCCGCACCCAGCGCCAACGTGGCGGCCACCGGCGCGGCGGGCGCACCCGGCGCGCAGGGCGACGTGAAGCCGGATCAGGCCGGCGGCACCACCAGCGGCCCCGAGGGCGCGGTGGCCCGGCCCGGCGGCGAGATGAGCGGCGGCGGCGCGCCGGAAGGGGACGCGGGGCAGGCCACCGCCGGAACCCCCACCGATCCCGACACGGCCAGCAACGAGCAGGCGGCCACCGGCAACCCGCCTGCGGCGACGGCGGTGGCCGCCGAGACCCAGGGCGACGCCTCGGCAGGCCAGGAACTGTACGCGGGCAACTGCGCGGGCTGCCACGGCGCGGACGGTGGCGGCGGCGTCGGCCCCAGCCTGAAGCTGGCCGACGGCCCCAAGTCGTGGACGGAACAGCAGTTCCACACCGTGCTGCGCGAGGGCAAGCTGCCCGACGGCAAGGAGCTGAACAGCATCATGCCGCGCTTCGCCGACAGCCAGCTCACCGACGCGGACATCGCCAACATCTTCGCCTACGTCAAGACGTTCTGA
- a CDS encoding helical backbone metal receptor — MDSRTVFPLRLASLVSSNSDILAALGVADWVVAADSHSDAPGLEAAVRVGPDLDIDLDAVAHARPDLVLASLSVPGMERVVDGLHERGLPTLILDPVTVADTLADIRLIGQTLGLEQKGEAVAAQLEADLTRLRATYPRPPRVLVEWWPRPIIAATRESWVTELLAGLGAVNALETRPGRSSPLTLDEVREAQPDLIVCSWCGAKKLRPEVIEARGLGVPVIAVPESGLGRPGPRLLEGARQLAAALGTLNLAPSRRAGAATARTA, encoded by the coding sequence ATGGATTCCCGCACCGTTTTCCCCCTCCGGCTGGCCTCGCTGGTGTCCAGCAATTCGGACATTCTGGCGGCGCTGGGCGTCGCGGACTGGGTGGTGGCCGCCGACTCGCACAGTGACGCGCCGGGCCTGGAGGCCGCCGTGCGGGTGGGGCCCGACCTCGACATCGATCTGGACGCCGTGGCGCACGCCCGGCCCGATCTGGTGCTGGCGAGCCTGAGCGTGCCGGGTATGGAGCGTGTTGTGGACGGGCTGCACGAGCGGGGCCTGCCCACCCTGATCCTTGATCCGGTCACGGTGGCCGACACGCTGGCCGACATTCGGCTGATCGGCCAGACCCTGGGCCTGGAGCAGAAGGGCGAGGCGGTGGCCGCGCAGCTGGAAGCTGACCTGACCCGCCTGCGCGCCACGTACCCCCGCCCCCCGCGCGTGCTGGTGGAGTGGTGGCCCCGCCCGATCATCGCCGCCACGCGCGAGTCGTGGGTCACGGAACTGCTGGCCGGACTGGGCGCAGTCAACGCCCTGGAAACGCGGCCCGGCCGCAGCTCCCCCCTGACGCTGGACGAGGTGCGCGAGGCCCAACCTGATCTGATCGTGTGCTCGTGGTGTGGCGCGAAGAAATTGCGCCCCGAGGTGATCGAGGCGCGCGGCCTGGGCGTGCCGGTGATCGCGGTGCCCGAAAGTGGATTGGGCCGCCCAGGCCCCCGCCTGCTGGAAGGGGCACGGCAACTTGCGGCGGCGTTAGGAACGCTGAATCTGGCCCCCTCGCGCCGCGCAGGTGCGGCCACCGCCCGGACGGCCTAA